The Eulemur rufifrons isolate Redbay chromosome 3, OSU_ERuf_1, whole genome shotgun sequence DNA segment gaaaggcaggagcGGAAACCTGCCGTTTTTACAGCCCTTTTAAAAACCCTGATAAGGCACATccttcctcttcccacctccccagggaaaggtaaataaacctcttctttcTATCCTCATCTTAgtctggagaaatctttctccaccttccCCATGAGCACCTAATAGGCTTTCCACCCTCacaaggaggaggcagagccagcAGTGGCTGAGAACCCCTATTCTACAGGGACCGGATTTGGGGGAGTTGCCAtccaaaaataaactttctgttGAGGTCACCCATACTGGGGCCCTGCTGTGGAATCCGTGGCTTctgggctgggctctgccacACTGCACCCTCACAGGGGCCCAGGCTTGCAGCAGAAGTGGGCGGGGCTCTGAGCCACTCCTAATCACCTCTGGGAAATTGAAACCCAAAGTCAGAGGCTGCCTCTGTGCTTTGTGCTCAGTGCCTGGCGCCCCCAGCACCTCTGCCCCACCCTTTCCCCCCTTACTCAATAGACCTTTCTCAGTCTCATTACAGTGAATGAGGAAGAGAGAACCGTGACCCAAAGGCCcagagggtgggggatgggccAGAGGGCCACAGAAATCAGGAAGGGAACAGGAAGAGAGAACGGTGACCCAAAGGCCcagagggtgggggatgggccAGGGGGCCACAGAAATCAGGAAGGGAACAGGAAGAGAGAACGGTGACCCAAAGGCCcagagggtgggggatgggccATGGGGCCACAGAAATCAGGAAGGGAATGTCCCAGAGAAAGAAGGCTCAGCTCAAAGTCATTTCAAATCAACGACTCATCGTTGTAAGTATTCCCTGTGAGGATTatgatagatgaatgaataacaCACGCATCACTTACTGGCTGCCTTAGGGATTCTAGCAAGGTTTTGGAGCAGAAGGTGAAAGCCAAAAAAGCAAGTGGCCTGGAGTCACCTCCTGCTCCTGTCTAAAGTTTCTGTGAAGTGGAAATTCACCTGCTCATGCTGGCTCTGGCCAATGACGAAGGGCCAGAGGGGAGGAGCCACTCTCTGGGGCAGGTGCTCACTGCCTGGAGACTGCTGCTCCTTAGAGTTTGCCAGGCTGGCCAGAGGGAGGCAGCTGAGGAGAggtgggccaggcctgggagggtGCTGGTGGGAGAACAGGGTGGAGGCCTCTGGGTGAGAATGGCAGGATGGGGAGGAAGGAACAGGGCGAGGGGAGGGGAGCGTTAGGAGGCAGAGCTGGCCTTTGGGAGGACAGGGTGGGAGAGAGTGCAGGATGCTCCAGACACTGCTCCTGTCTGGGACTAGGACGCCAGCTCCCAGGTGCTGGGTGGTTGAGGGCTGCTCTAGCACTCAGAACTTTTGTCTGTGCATCCCTCACTCTAGAATGAGCTGTCCCCACACCATGAAGACCCTTGCTCTGGTCCTGTTGGCAGCCCTGCTGTGTGCAGAGAGAGGTGAGCTAGGCAGCACTGGAGAGAGTTCtagaaaatttgcatttccagtGTGTTCCCGGTGTCCCCATGGTGTGCTGGGATCGGTGTTTTGTGGGTGCGTGTGCTCAGATGTCCCGCATGCTGAAGGGGGTTGGCTGTGGGCTGCTATGTTAGTTGGTGCCCGAGATGGCTGGTGTGCTCGTCTGGTGCCTGCTCAGTGTTCGTGACCACGTGCGCTGGCTGTGCCCTTGTCTGAGGACGCTCAGGGTGCTGGGTGTGTGTTTGGGATTGGGCACTGCCTGCCAGTGCATCTTGGACAAGGGGGTTGAGTTTGAGAGTAGCCAGGCTATGTTTTGCAGGCAGGTGTGTGGGTCTGTTGCACCAGCCACAGGCGCAGGGAGCAGGTGCTGGCCAGGGATTTGCTGAGATAGTGGGTGTGCTTCTGGGTGCAGCAGCTGCTCACCAGGGGTGTTCTCACATGTCCTGGCACCTGCTGTGGTCACCCACTGGGGCAGTCTGTGTGCTAGGACCAGAGGACGTCTCCCTGGGGCCTCACCTGACCATGCCCTCTCATCCAGCCCAGGGTCTGAGCTGCTACTACTGCTTGGGGAGCATTCCTGGGAACTCCTGCCCCGTGGACACGTGTCCCTACCCAGATGGATTCTGTATCTCCCAGAAAGTGACCACCATTGTGCGTAAGTGCCTGGGGTGGGGTGCTTCTTGGAGGAATCTCTGCATTGTGGACCAAGGTCCCCCTTCAACCCTCCCAGTGCTCTGGGGGCCGGTGTGTGGTTCCTGAGGGGAGAGCAGGGTAGGGTGGGCACTGGTGGCAGGGCCTGTGCAGGAGGGAGTGGGAGAGCGGCAGGCCTGAGGGGCCTGGGCTCCAGGGTGCTGCTGGTCTGCAGAGGCAGATGGGCCGCCAGGTTCAAGAGCATATGGTCCCGTCATCATCAAGAGCATGAAGccatccctctccctcccagcacCTGACAGCAGGGCCCTTGCCTCCCTCTGGCAGACTCAGAGCCCCACCCACTGCCACTGTCCCTTATCCTCACCCCATGCTGGGGATCTCGCCTGCTCAATAAGGGAAGGAGGCAGGCCATGAGCATTTAGTGAGCTGTGCATGTGACGGGAGGAGCCAGGAGACGGTGGCTTCAAGCTAAAGAAATGACTCTGGAATGGTGGAGTATCAGCCAGGCCATGGGAGGATGAAGGAGGGCTGCCCCGGAGTTTTGTGTCCATGCCATGCCTTCAGCGAGATGAGAGCTGTCTCGGAGCCTGGTGCCCTAGACAACTGCCCTCATAGCCTGCTCACTTCCCCCAGTGGGGGCCAGGGCGGGGCTGCCTAAGGAAAGAGCTCCACCCCAGGGGCCTGCTGCCCTTGTTGCTGGTTCCCTGGGCGACCTCGGGCCTTCACTGCCCTCCTCAGCCTCAGCATCCTTGTGGTCAAAGGACTTGGGTGGCCTTGGTCCTGACATCTTTGGTTTTTGGACTCCTGTGCTTCCCGTAGGCTTTGGGATACTGAGATGCCCCTGCAGCGGGCCTCTGGGGACTGGGGAACTGCGGTGCTCACCTCCCCCTCTCTTGCAGACTCTGAGAAAGTGAGACTGGAGAACAAGTACTGCCTTCCCACCTGCCCGGAGGAAGACTCCTTACCTCCGATATTAGGCTTGAACTTCACGATTACCTCCAAGATATCTTGCTGCAAGGGAGACCTCTGTAATGCGGGGGTCCTGGTGGTGGGCAGCATCTACACCCTATCTGTGGGGGTCCTGCTCAGCCTGGGGTCAGTCCTCTGGGCCCTGCTGTGAGGgccttccccatcccctccccccacggcACCTCTTCCGTCCCAGGGCATAGTGGCTCCTCAGCCTGGGATTGCTTTAGCGCTAGTTACATGGATTCAGGGCCGGGTTTTCAGCCACGAGCTTAGGGGAAGGAAGTGGtcagggcagaggtgggggaatTCCCTGTCAGGGGACTCTGGCACCAGGCAGGTTCCTAGTGTGCAGACTTAGCAATCCCTGCGTGGACTAGCCTGTCCTCTGGCCCGGGGCCTCCAACCCGCACTTGCTGCAATGTGGCTGCATTTAATCCGCCTGGCCTCAGAGTCAGGGGCCCTGTCGCTGACCCTGGGGCTACAGCAAGACCACAGGCCACAGCAGGAGTCCAAGGCTGCGACCTACTCTGCCACTCACTCACTGAGGAGCCACAGCCCTACCTCTGTCCAAGCAAAGGAGGAACCGGGTCTCTGGGGGCCCTGCAGGTCTCCCACATGCGGCCCCTCTCAAGGTCAATAAACACCCCTCTGCTCACTCACTCGgcactttctttctgtttttgctaGTCCTGAGGGCCACCCACCTCGCTGCCTTGACCTCAGCTCTCAGCAAAACACCAGTCAGCACCCTGGCCCCCGGGAATGTTCCTGGGGCTCAAGAGTCCAGCCAGCGACTGGGGCCCCGCACAGTCCCTGGTTCTTAGCTCTCCTGGTGGAACTCTTGCCACGTGGCTCCAGGGGACATCTGAATACGGATACCACAGAGCCACTGGATGGTCACGGGGGAGGCAGGGCGGCTGTGGCCATCACCTATCCTGCCATCTGCGCCCCAGCTGGGCTCCTCTGATGCCCCCTGCATTGGCGGGAGGGGGTCTTTCAGGACTGAAGCTCCAGACAGAGAGAAAGTTCCCCCAAATCTTCCAAGAGCACCCACCTGTGCAGGGAGGGGGGCCAAGTGGAGCTGGAGATGGGAAAGTGTCAGTTGCCGGGGGCACCTTCAGTGGTGGTGGCCCCTGTTCTGGTGGCCTCACCACATCCTGAGTAGACGACCATCCCCGCCTGGGgtcaggcctggccctgccacgCCATGAGCAACCAGCCTGTGACCAGGTCCTGGCCTTCGCATGCTGGCCAGCCGTGCCAGACGTCTTGGTCTGAGACGTCTTCAGCCCTCTGACTTGCCACAGTGTGACAGCCATGGCTCTGTCTTCCTGGACTCGGTGTGCTGATGAGGGTAGCTGGAGCAAGATACTctgctaaatttgaatttcagataaataataacTTCTAGTATAAAAGTATGTCCCAAGTATTGGTAAAAATATTTACTTGCTGTTTGTCTGAGATTGACATTTAACTGGGCATGTGGTATTTACATTTGCTCTGTCTGGAAACCCACGAGTAGATCATGTCAAGTGCCACCACGGACAGCCCCAAATCCCTGTGGCTGGCACGGGGTCACAGGGGTGTGGGCGGCTGTGCCTGGGAGCCCCACTGGCCTCTGAAGGGAGGCACTTGGGTTTCCCCATGTCCTGGCACCAGGTGCCACTTGCTGTGCCTTTGCCTGAGCCCCGAGCCCCTACACCCTCCTCTGGGCAGCTGCCGGCCTTTCTGCCCCCGGGGGGAGCGAAGACCCAGGGGCCTGGCCGAGAGGCTGGGTAGGACATGGAGCTCAAGACAAGAGGAAGATCTCTGGAGCTTTCTTCCCCACAAGGCCCTCTCTGCTACTTTAATCTCATCTGGCTTCTGGGAAACAAATCCGACCGCTTTTCCCTCATCTCCATAGCTTTTCCTCCCACACTCTGGGTGActccccaccctgcctgtccCCCAAGCACCTCAGATCCCAAGGGAGGAGGTATGGGaaactttggggaaatgtctaATGTCTCTGGTAAAACATGCCTGTGCTCGTGGGCTCTGCAGAGCAGAGAATGGACAGGAAAGCTCAGTtgatctctgtgtctctgtctgtctccatcCACCGGGCTcagagattttaaggaattggttcatgcAACTGGGGAGGCCGGCAAGGGCAGGCAGGCCGCCAGCTGGGAACCCAGGCAGGTCCATGCTGCAGTCTCGAGGCTGAGTTTTCTTCTCCGGGAAACCTCAGTCTTCCTCTCTAGGCCGTCAGCCAATTGTGCGAGGACCACCTGAAGCTCGGGGACAAGCTGCTTTACTGGAAGCGTGCTGCTTTCAATGCCAATCATAGCTACAAAACACCTTATCAGAGCAACATCCAGACTGGCATTTGACCAAGTGACAGGGCACTacagcctagccaagttgacacatagatTAACTATCACAATACCGATTAACagaattaatataataaaatattgcctGTGGCGGAGGTAGAGACGACACCACCTTCCGTTTGTAGGGCCCCCTTCAGGCCTCCCTGGGTATGGGGGCAGCTCGGAACAGGTGGGAACCTGGAAGATCTTTTAAGACCATAGCCATACTTGGCTTTGTACATACCTTGCACCATTGAGGATTCTCCCATAAAGCAAAGAAAGCTTATGCATAGGGTATTTCAGcccattctccttccctcttgCAAAAGAGGGCCAATTGTAAAATGGTGGGTGACTTAGAGTCCCATGTGGTGGCCACTGTTCTCCGCCGTCCAGCTTGCACTGTGGCCAGGCAGTTGTGCAGAATAAGATCAAACCTTAGAGCGTCTGGATCAAACTCATCCCAGTTTGAGAGAATGAGCCCCAAAGGGGTGTTAGGAGGGAAAgtaaggtggggggggggttaaaaaaaaggagagactTTGCTAGCAGGGATTGGCCAGAGCTGGGTTTCCCCAGGTGATGACCATGCGGCCGAAAGgcaaaggagaaaggggagaggtTATACCAGCTGGGGTCTGTTAGAGCTGGGCATCCCGGGGTAACAGGCTGGGCCACGTGGCAGAAGTACTAGTCCAGATGTCTCTTTTCCAATTACCAGGAAGAGGGGCTGTGCATGAACGATCCCTCCAACCTAGGAGCCTCTCATTGTTAAGCACCAGAACAAGGATATCTGTTGGTAAAACAAGCTCGTTCATTTATCAAAGCAACAGTGATTAGGTGGCCAGCCACAATAAGGAAGGTGCTTCATGGGACGGAGTGGAAGAAGCAGCTTGAAGGTGAAGGAGAAAGGCCCTGTTAAAGCAGGGGTGTAGGTATTTAACTGTGCCCCACGTGGGAGAGACATGGTGGGGATAGACGCAGAAGAGATGCCGCAAGGTAACCCCGACCTCTTCAAGGGCAGGCATATCCACGGGCTGTGTAAACCCTCAGCTCTTAAAAGGAGTTGTGGCACTCAGTCTGGTCAGCCGGGCCTGCAGGAGCCCCGTCCGGAACAAAGGCCTCTGGGAGACTTTGTTTAGCACCAAATATAGAGCATTAGTCACCGGACATTCCTCCCACAGCCTCAAGTCCCCATGTGGCTCCACTGTTATCAGGGTCAAGTTCGATTTCCTGACCCTGGCTTTGGAAGCCAGAACCCTCCCCGTTCTCCTGCAGGACTTCCTCTCTCTGGAGTCCCCATCAGCTCCAGCCAGCTCCAGCCACAAATCACTCCCTGCTGCCCTGCTCCGGGGCCTGGAGCCTCCTCTCCAGGTGTGCTCCCCCTGCCCACCACAGCTGCCACCTGCCAGCCCGGGGCTCTGGGTTCTTGCTATCCCTGAATGAGTGAGTACGCATACAGCTGGCATCTGGAAGGCTCA contains these protein-coding regions:
- the LY6S gene encoding lymphocyte antigen 6S, whose protein sequence is MSCPHTMKTLALVLLAALLCAERAQGLSCYYCLGSIPGNSCPVDTCPYPDGFCISQKVTTIVHSEKVRLENKYCLPTCPEEDSLPPILGLNFTITSKISCCKGDLCNAGVLVVGSIYTLSVGVLLSLGSVLWALL